A stretch of the Thalassotalea euphylliae genome encodes the following:
- a CDS encoding sterol desaturase family protein, with the protein MLDFFLSNFKELSLYVFDANKRIYWGYVLSSIALAAFVFWRVGKQRQTSPLAESHFNAEQLAGKSALRRFWHFLFPASIYFSQSAKNDYALFVLNKLLKAALFPLVMVTMVPIALGISSALENVFGVIEHIQLSAAATMMVFTVLLFIVDDFTRFLLHYMLHKIPFMWEFHKVHHSAKVLTPFTIYRSHPVESYLYACRMALTQGIVVGLCYFLFGPTLKMIDIVGANLFVFAFNIMGSNLRHSHIWLSWGDKVENWFISPAQHQIHHSDSPKLFDVNLGSALAIWDRLFGTLVRASSVKTLSIGIGDEYAEHQTLRGIYLQPFAKSWQVLARSLSSAASKPKSKLKSKVGNQAEH; encoded by the coding sequence ATGTTAGATTTTTTTCTAAGCAATTTTAAAGAATTATCCCTATATGTGTTTGACGCGAACAAACGCATTTATTGGGGCTATGTCCTTTCTTCTATCGCGCTAGCTGCTTTTGTTTTTTGGCGTGTTGGCAAACAGCGTCAAACCTCGCCTCTAGCCGAATCACATTTCAATGCAGAGCAACTTGCTGGAAAATCTGCGCTTAGACGCTTTTGGCATTTCCTTTTCCCTGCATCCATCTACTTTAGCCAATCAGCTAAAAACGATTATGCGCTGTTTGTCCTCAATAAGTTGCTAAAGGCGGCGTTATTTCCATTGGTGATGGTCACTATGGTGCCCATTGCGCTTGGCATTTCGTCAGCGCTGGAAAATGTGTTTGGGGTGATTGAACATATTCAGTTGTCTGCCGCTGCGACCATGATGGTATTTACTGTTTTGCTGTTTATTGTTGATGACTTTACCCGTTTTTTATTGCATTACATGTTGCATAAAATTCCGTTTATGTGGGAATTTCACAAGGTGCATCACTCGGCAAAAGTGCTGACACCCTTTACCATCTATCGCTCGCATCCGGTGGAAAGCTATTTGTATGCGTGTCGCATGGCTTTAACACAAGGCATAGTGGTTGGTTTGTGTTATTTCTTATTTGGCCCAACGCTGAAAATGATTGATATTGTTGGCGCTAATTTATTTGTCTTTGCCTTTAATATTATGGGCTCGAACTTACGCCATAGTCATATTTGGTTAAGTTGGGGAGATAAAGTAGAAAACTGGTTTATCTCACCTGCTCAACACCAAATCCACCACAGCGACAGCCCTAAGCTATTTGATGTGAATTTAGGCTCAGCTTTAGCTATTTGGGATCGCTTGTTTGGCACTTTGGTACGAGCATCAAGTGTAAAAACCTTGAGTATTGGTATTGGTGACGAATATGCAGAGCATCAAACGCTGCGCGGAATTTATTTGCAACCTTTCGCAAAATCTTGGCAAGTGCTGGCTCGATCATTGAGTTCTGCCGCGTCCAAGCCCAAGTCCAAGCTCAAGTCCAAAGTTGGTAACCAAGCAGAGCATTAG
- a CDS encoding TonB-dependent receptor family protein — protein MAVLTNNNKTINRTTLALAVATALSSVAMPAFADENPDDDKPAEYYERIQILGNDNRLRTEPGSTTVIGEAELEKFKFNDINRVLYSVPGVNIREEDGFGLRPNIGFRGATPERSQKITVMEDGILIGPAPYSAPAAYYFPMMSKITSVEVSKGPAATKYGPNTVAGAINLVTRQVPQAKEGSIDLAAGSDGFGRAKAYFGSTNGDFGYVVEGVHLRSDGFKELDGGGDTGFEKNDIMAKFNYDLSGGGYSQIVELKLAYADEESNETYLGLTDADFAENPNRRYAADQLALMDWEHKQFMFTHFIGNDTFDVTTRIYHNDFDRSWFKLNSFKGGLVNRDLQEILANPEDEVNARFYRILTGEQDSVQEFEKLLVGDNYREFYSQGIQSELYYNVELAGLKHQVNAGFRFHKDQIRRRHTEDAFFMRSGNLVSDGSPQVATTSNRETSEALAVFLKDTIYVNDFEFTLGIRGEFIDSEYQNEAPGSEGDYLNKDSRIWLPSASVFYKYSDELGFFAGVHEGFVPTRPQESPEVDIENSVNYEVGTRYHNGNSQLEAVVFFNDFDSLKESCSFSAASACGGNLDAEFNSGEASVLGLELAASHTFATDWGIDVPTSITYTYIDGEFDTSFVSDFPMWGAVEEGDALPYLPENQLSVSLGLASNDWEVSLVARYIDEMLEASGDGVVLSGVTTESLTVVDMSASYDFGDYGSVYLKLDNVFDKQEIVSRRPFGARPTKPQQAIVGYQYSF, from the coding sequence ATGGCTGTTTTGACAAATAACAATAAAACAATCAACCGCACTACGCTTGCTTTAGCGGTTGCGACAGCGCTTTCGTCTGTTGCTATGCCAGCTTTTGCTGATGAAAACCCAGATGATGACAAGCCTGCTGAATATTACGAACGCATTCAAATATTAGGCAATGACAACCGCTTACGTACTGAACCAGGTTCAACTACGGTAATTGGCGAAGCTGAGCTCGAGAAGTTCAAGTTTAACGATATTAACCGTGTGCTTTACAGCGTACCAGGTGTCAATATTCGTGAAGAAGACGGCTTTGGCTTGCGTCCCAATATTGGTTTTCGTGGTGCAACCCCTGAGCGTAGCCAGAAAATTACCGTGATGGAAGACGGTATTCTGATTGGCCCAGCACCTTATTCAGCGCCAGCAGCTTACTATTTCCCGATGATGAGTAAAATCACTTCGGTTGAAGTATCAAAAGGCCCTGCGGCTACCAAGTATGGCCCCAATACTGTGGCGGGTGCCATTAACTTAGTGACTCGCCAAGTCCCACAAGCCAAAGAGGGTTCGATTGATTTAGCGGCAGGTAGTGATGGTTTTGGTCGTGCCAAAGCTTATTTTGGTAGCACTAATGGCGACTTTGGTTATGTGGTTGAAGGAGTGCACTTGCGCTCTGATGGCTTTAAAGAATTAGATGGCGGTGGTGATACTGGTTTTGAGAAAAACGATATCATGGCGAAGTTTAACTACGACCTTTCTGGCGGTGGTTACAGCCAAATTGTTGAGTTGAAACTTGCTTATGCTGATGAAGAGTCTAATGAAACCTACTTAGGTTTAACGGACGCAGATTTCGCTGAAAACCCGAATCGTCGCTACGCTGCTGACCAACTGGCATTGATGGACTGGGAACATAAACAGTTTATGTTTACCCACTTTATTGGCAACGATACCTTTGATGTCACCACACGTATTTACCACAACGATTTTGATCGCTCTTGGTTTAAGCTTAATAGCTTCAAAGGCGGCTTGGTTAATCGCGATCTGCAAGAGATTTTGGCGAATCCTGAAGATGAAGTGAATGCGCGTTTTTATCGCATTTTGACCGGTGAACAAGACTCAGTACAAGAGTTTGAAAAACTGTTAGTCGGTGATAACTACCGCGAATTCTACTCGCAAGGTATTCAATCAGAGCTTTACTACAATGTTGAGCTAGCGGGTCTTAAGCATCAAGTTAACGCGGGTTTCCGCTTTCACAAAGACCAAATTCGCCGTCGCCATACTGAAGATGCATTCTTTATGCGCTCGGGCAACTTAGTGTCTGATGGCTCGCCGCAAGTTGCGACAACCAGTAACCGTGAAACAAGCGAAGCATTAGCGGTATTCTTGAAAGATACGATTTACGTAAATGACTTTGAATTTACCTTAGGTATTCGCGGTGAGTTTATTGATTCTGAATATCAGAATGAAGCACCGGGCAGTGAAGGCGACTACCTGAATAAAGATTCAAGAATCTGGTTACCAAGTGCGAGCGTATTCTACAAATACTCTGACGAACTAGGCTTTTTCGCTGGTGTACACGAAGGCTTTGTACCGACTCGCCCACAAGAAAGCCCAGAAGTTGATATTGAAAACAGTGTTAACTATGAAGTTGGTACCCGCTATCACAACGGTAATTCTCAGTTAGAAGCAGTTGTCTTTTTCAACGACTTCGACAGCTTGAAAGAAAGCTGCTCATTCTCAGCGGCATCTGCCTGTGGTGGTAACTTAGATGCCGAGTTTAACAGTGGTGAAGCCAGTGTACTGGGGCTAGAATTAGCGGCCTCGCACACTTTTGCAACGGATTGGGGTATTGATGTACCAACTTCAATTACCTACACCTACATAGACGGTGAGTTTGATACGAGCTTTGTTTCTGACTTCCCGATGTGGGGCGCTGTTGAAGAAGGCGACGCATTGCCTTACCTGCCTGAAAACCAGCTTTCTGTCAGCTTAGGTTTAGCTAGCAACGACTGGGAAGTTAGTTTAGTGGCGCGTTACATTGATGAAATGCTAGAAGCTTCTGGTGATGGCGTGGTGCTATCAGGTGTAACAACAGAGTCATTGACTGTGGTTGATATGTCGGCGAGCTACGACTTTGGTGACTATGGTAGTGTCTACCTAAAACTAGACAATGTGTTTGATAAACAAGAAATTGTTAGTCGTCGCCCGTTTGGTGCACGCCCAACGAAACCGCAACAAGCGATTGTTGGTTATCAATACAGCTTCTAA
- a CDS encoding imelysin family protein, giving the protein MSQSKTVKSSKAIKKLSAITLAIVSSALLSACGEDTSAEAGPDFGGSTQPPTQTEFNEQALIANLADNVITPTFQQFQQDAQAQAILVDAYCQAETALEQLSVSEQAVADARLAAQNGWSTAMATWQQAELMQLGPLLENDSLLKNNIYSWPIVNSCAVDFDVVFFAEGTVNGRPYDITQRTPSRKGLAALEYLLFNNELADSCPTGSPENWNNQTETYRKIARCSFAVEVANDIVNSSGELLSLWTGDNGYAQQLKTAGTSTSNIASEHDAVNRISDAMFYLDTVTKDGKLATPLGLFANSCGSQACPEDVESSFASQSIQHVMNNLRGFEQLLTGKDGIGFTDYLIDVGDQATADTITADVQAAIADVEAYQMSLAQTLADNEAQVTESHARVKAVTDTLKADFINSLALELPQTSAGDND; this is encoded by the coding sequence ATGTCTCAGTCGAAAACTGTTAAGTCATCAAAGGCGATTAAAAAGCTTAGTGCAATAACACTAGCGATAGTGAGTAGTGCGTTACTAAGTGCTTGTGGTGAAGATACAAGTGCCGAGGCCGGCCCTGATTTTGGTGGTAGCACACAGCCACCGACACAAACTGAATTCAATGAGCAAGCATTGATCGCTAATCTTGCAGATAATGTGATTACGCCAACGTTCCAGCAGTTCCAACAAGATGCTCAAGCACAGGCTATCCTTGTTGATGCTTACTGTCAGGCTGAAACGGCGTTAGAGCAGTTAAGTGTCAGTGAGCAAGCGGTTGCCGATGCACGTTTAGCTGCTCAAAATGGCTGGAGTACAGCAATGGCAACATGGCAACAAGCGGAATTAATGCAGCTTGGTCCATTGCTTGAGAATGACAGCTTATTGAAAAATAACATCTACTCTTGGCCTATTGTGAACTCCTGTGCCGTTGATTTTGATGTCGTGTTTTTCGCCGAAGGCACGGTCAATGGCCGTCCATACGATATTACTCAGCGCACACCGTCACGCAAAGGTTTGGCCGCGTTAGAATACTTGCTATTTAATAATGAGCTGGCTGATAGTTGCCCAACAGGATCACCTGAAAACTGGAACAATCAAACCGAAACTTATCGTAAAATTGCGCGTTGTAGTTTTGCGGTTGAAGTAGCGAACGATATTGTCAACTCGAGTGGTGAACTACTGAGTTTATGGACGGGTGACAATGGCTATGCGCAGCAACTTAAAACCGCTGGCACCTCAACAAGTAACATCGCTAGCGAACACGATGCGGTTAATCGCATCAGTGACGCTATGTTCTATCTCGACACTGTAACAAAAGATGGCAAGTTGGCGACACCACTGGGTTTATTCGCGAATAGTTGTGGTTCACAAGCATGTCCAGAGGATGTTGAATCAAGCTTTGCTAGCCAATCAATTCAGCATGTGATGAACAACTTACGTGGCTTTGAGCAATTATTAACGGGTAAAGACGGCATTGGCTTTACAGATTACCTTATCGATGTTGGCGATCAAGCAACGGCAGACACCATCACGGCAGATGTACAAGCTGCGATTGCCGATGTTGAAGCTTACCAAATGAGCTTAGCGCAAACGTTGGCGGATAACGAAGCACAAGTGACTGAAAGTCACGCGCGTGTGAAAGCCGTTACCGATACGCTAAAAGCTGATTTTATTAATAGTTTAGCGCTTGAGTTACCGCAAACTTCAGCAGGGGATAACGATTAA
- a CDS encoding DUF4856 domain-containing protein: MKKSLITTAILASLTLSACGGSSGGSDDTGPVTPTPTPNTAPTDIAIDNNTVDENAAGAVVGKLSATDAEGGAMTFTVDSDVFAIDGDELKLADGVAANYEQAMSMAVNVTVSDADGATFSKELTINVNDLLDTYKFNSKFVDGESSVSYTGQTARHALIAEFNHYISNTLKDELDDGTLTSRQDVMDVLNKFFRTTELQYDNFPITFTNAKEKFLTDISGSHKNLVGKLAGNDEKGQHKLWNDGDFEGWGAKGSTTPEGLVDIFFGQLADNAEAHINGTIRQAATGEDITDIYLNTNGTDLKQLIQKFLLVGITYSQATDDYLGNEVVDAAGNDIDGSKGLLTDNVSAVSGKSYSTLEHQFDEGFGYFGATVDYLEYSDNEISGKIDADAGDREEYNGKHDTDGDGEISLKSEFLFGQSVNAGKRDRATAGNTNPTDFTKQAMEAFLAGREIINANSGMALTDEQMAELLTHRDAAVDAWERAIVATVVHYINDTRADLDKLGTADFNYTDLAKHWSEMKGFALGIQFNPYSKISDADFTRLHELMQDAPVLDAANVEAYKADLLAARDIIQAAMSFDAENVANW, translated from the coding sequence ATGAAAAAGTCTCTAATTACTACAGCTATTTTAGCGTCGTTAACTTTATCTGCCTGTGGTGGCAGCAGCGGTGGTTCTGACGATACAGGTCCCGTAACGCCTACGCCAACACCAAACACAGCACCAACAGATATTGCTATTGATAACAATACGGTTGATGAAAACGCAGCGGGTGCAGTAGTAGGTAAGCTTTCAGCAACAGATGCTGAAGGTGGTGCAATGACATTTACTGTTGATAGCGATGTGTTCGCAATTGATGGTGATGAGCTTAAACTTGCTGACGGTGTTGCAGCAAACTACGAGCAAGCAATGTCAATGGCGGTTAACGTAACCGTATCAGATGCTGATGGTGCTACTTTTTCAAAAGAGTTAACAATTAATGTTAATGATTTACTCGACACATATAAGTTCAACAGTAAGTTTGTTGATGGTGAATCAAGTGTGTCTTACACCGGTCAAACAGCTCGCCATGCTTTGATTGCAGAATTTAATCATTACATCTCAAATACACTGAAAGACGAGTTAGATGATGGCACGTTAACCAGCCGTCAAGACGTGATGGACGTATTAAATAAGTTCTTCCGCACAACAGAGCTTCAATACGATAACTTCCCAATCACTTTCACCAATGCAAAAGAAAAATTCTTAACCGACATTTCAGGTAGCCACAAAAACCTTGTAGGTAAACTGGCTGGTAATGATGAAAAAGGCCAGCATAAGTTATGGAACGATGGTGACTTTGAAGGTTGGGGCGCGAAAGGCTCGACAACACCTGAAGGCCTAGTTGATATTTTCTTTGGTCAGTTAGCTGATAACGCTGAAGCACATATCAACGGTACTATTCGTCAAGCCGCAACTGGTGAAGATATTACTGATATCTATTTAAACACCAACGGTACTGACCTGAAGCAACTTATTCAAAAGTTTTTATTAGTGGGTATTACTTACTCTCAAGCGACAGACGATTACTTAGGTAACGAAGTTGTTGATGCAGCAGGTAACGACATTGATGGTAGCAAAGGTTTATTAACCGATAACGTATCAGCTGTATCTGGTAAGTCATACTCAACGCTTGAGCATCAATTTGATGAAGGCTTTGGTTACTTCGGTGCAACCGTTGATTACCTTGAATACTCAGACAACGAAATTTCAGGCAAAATTGATGCTGATGCTGGTGACCGTGAAGAATACAATGGTAAGCATGACACAGATGGTGACGGTGAAATTAGTTTAAAATCTGAGTTCTTATTCGGCCAATCAGTTAATGCTGGTAAGCGTGATCGCGCAACAGCGGGCAACACGAACCCAACAGATTTCACTAAACAAGCCATGGAAGCATTCCTTGCGGGTCGTGAAATTATTAATGCTAACTCAGGTATGGCTTTAACAGATGAGCAAATGGCGGAACTATTAACGCATCGTGACGCAGCTGTTGATGCTTGGGAACGTGCAATTGTGGCGACCGTTGTTCACTACATTAACGATACACGCGCTGACTTAGATAAATTAGGCACAGCTGATTTCAATTACACTGACTTAGCGAAGCACTGGTCAGAAATGAAAGGTTTTGCATTGGGTATTCAATTCAACCCTTACTCAAAAATTTCTGACGCTGATTTCACTCGATTACACGAATTAATGCAGGATGCACCAGTATTAGACGCAGCAAATGTAGAAGCATACAAAGCGGACTTGTTAGCAGCTCGTGATATTATTCAAGCAGCAATGAGTTTCGATGCAGAAAACGTGGCGAACTGGTAA
- a CDS encoding glycosyltransferase family 4 protein → MKVMILGAFPDSIIKFRGVLIEQLVLQGHDVVVSTAYATSDIIEQIEAIGARFVGYKVERNGLNPLADLSTLWQLLKLFRAEQPDKILAYTIKPIIWGGIAAKLIARTQFYAMITGLGYAFEKGSFKRRLIRGLVKCLYRFSLCSASKVIFQNNENKLIFIDEKLVNIEKTGRVHGSGVSLTDYAQQPLPEKPITFLLIARLLGDKGIREYAQAAQQVKAKYPEVNFQLVGPFDPSPDGLKSDDVRQWREYIDYLGEQKDVRPFIEQCHIYTLPSYHEGLPRTVLEAMAIGRPILTTDVPGCRDTVINGENGKLVASKNVDALANAMLWFIENSDEWPVMAQKSREFVETYFDVNRVNQQLFSLMELNVKCDNASDNTAQSADIIVE, encoded by the coding sequence ATGAAAGTAATGATTCTTGGCGCTTTCCCTGATTCCATTATTAAATTTCGCGGTGTCTTAATTGAGCAATTAGTGCTTCAAGGGCATGATGTTGTGGTATCAACAGCATATGCCACTAGCGATATTATTGAACAGATAGAGGCTATCGGAGCTCGTTTTGTTGGTTATAAGGTTGAGCGTAATGGCCTAAATCCCTTAGCGGATCTCTCGACACTCTGGCAATTGTTAAAACTGTTTCGTGCTGAGCAGCCTGACAAGATCCTCGCATATACTATCAAGCCAATTATTTGGGGAGGCATTGCGGCCAAGCTAATTGCCAGAACTCAGTTCTATGCGATGATAACTGGCTTAGGTTATGCGTTTGAAAAAGGCTCGTTTAAAAGGCGACTAATACGAGGCTTGGTTAAATGTTTGTATCGTTTTAGCTTATGTTCTGCGAGCAAAGTGATTTTCCAGAATAACGAAAACAAGCTGATATTTATTGATGAAAAGTTAGTAAATATTGAAAAAACTGGCCGAGTTCATGGTTCAGGCGTATCGCTTACCGACTATGCTCAACAACCGTTGCCTGAAAAGCCTATAACTTTTCTTTTGATCGCCCGATTATTGGGTGACAAAGGCATCAGAGAATACGCCCAAGCTGCGCAACAAGTTAAAGCTAAATATCCTGAAGTAAATTTTCAGCTTGTAGGTCCTTTTGACCCCTCACCTGACGGGCTTAAATCCGATGATGTTAGACAATGGCGAGAGTACATTGATTATTTGGGTGAACAAAAGGATGTGCGCCCATTTATCGAACAATGTCATATTTATACACTGCCTTCTTATCATGAAGGTTTGCCCAGAACTGTGCTGGAAGCAATGGCCATCGGCCGCCCCATTTTAACAACCGATGTTCCAGGGTGTCGCGATACTGTAATTAACGGCGAGAATGGCAAGTTAGTGGCAAGCAAAAATGTGGATGCGCTTGCCAACGCTATGCTTTGGTTTATTGAAAACAGCGATGAATGGCCTGTGATGGCTCAAAAGAGTCGAGAATTTGTCGAAACTTACTTCGATGTTAATCGAGTGAATCAACAGTTATTTTCTTTGATGGAACTCAATGTTAAGTGCGACAATGCAAGCGATAATACGGCGCAGTCTGCTGACATCATAGTCGAATAG
- a CDS encoding oligosaccharide flippase family protein yields the protein MNDAKQRSLGVALGYLSISLRNILGLLLIPFMIHHLGVSEYGIYSLVSSLALYLVILELGLSNTTVRFIAKYRAENDVPAQHQFLGNVLFIYTLIAMLVFAVGSYIWWHLPNMFAESLTLEEISLLKQSYALLLLSVIVTLMSNSFTGIITAHEKFVFEQSSQISFFLLRCSLVVGALLLGYGVIEIALIDLVINVCQAVMRIYFVFWKLKFKVSFQGFNFAALKEVAVFSGFVALAVIVNQINWRVDNLIIGYMQGSEAVAIFSVGIQLILCFIAFASTISNVFAPKIISMVTAKATMTQLTDELIKVGRMQLIVLAFVLGIFILFGQQFIQLFVGSEFQLAYWVALLPMIPFTLVLTLSASNALLHGMNKHKTKSLILLATACLNIMLSVFLVNIYGLVGAAIGTAATLLIGEVLLISRYLGSLGIEIKRFYYETAVLMLPVLSIAVVGSAFIIPELSGWFGLICQCLLFLMGYLVLIYWLFIDKQEKQWIKGILNNVFARAEVRGVK from the coding sequence ATGAATGACGCTAAACAGCGCAGCCTAGGCGTGGCGTTAGGCTACTTATCTATCTCGCTAAGAAACATTCTCGGTTTATTGCTTATCCCTTTTATGATTCATCATTTGGGGGTCAGTGAATACGGGATCTACAGCCTAGTTTCTTCATTAGCACTTTATCTCGTAATACTTGAGCTTGGCTTATCAAATACAACTGTTCGATTCATTGCAAAGTATCGTGCTGAAAATGACGTACCAGCTCAACATCAGTTTTTGGGTAATGTGCTGTTTATCTATACGTTAATTGCGATGCTTGTCTTTGCGGTGGGCAGCTATATTTGGTGGCATTTACCCAACATGTTTGCTGAGAGCTTGACCTTAGAGGAAATAAGCCTACTCAAACAAAGCTATGCGCTATTGCTACTTAGTGTGATTGTGACTCTAATGAGTAACAGCTTTACCGGCATAATTACTGCGCACGAAAAGTTTGTCTTTGAGCAAAGCTCTCAAATTTCATTCTTTTTGCTCCGCTGCTCGCTGGTTGTTGGTGCATTATTGCTTGGTTACGGCGTGATCGAAATTGCGTTGATAGACCTTGTTATTAATGTTTGCCAAGCGGTGATGCGTATCTATTTCGTTTTCTGGAAACTTAAGTTCAAAGTTTCGTTCCAAGGCTTTAATTTTGCAGCTTTGAAAGAGGTAGCTGTTTTTAGTGGGTTTGTAGCACTTGCTGTGATTGTTAATCAAATAAACTGGCGTGTTGATAACCTTATTATTGGCTACATGCAAGGCAGCGAAGCGGTAGCTATTTTTAGCGTTGGTATTCAGCTTATTCTATGTTTTATTGCCTTTGCTAGTACGATTTCAAACGTATTCGCACCGAAAATAATCAGCATGGTGACAGCGAAAGCAACGATGACACAATTAACTGATGAGCTTATTAAAGTCGGTCGAATGCAGTTGATCGTTCTGGCGTTTGTACTCGGTATTTTTATTCTATTTGGACAGCAATTTATCCAACTATTTGTTGGTTCAGAGTTTCAATTAGCTTACTGGGTCGCATTACTTCCTATGATACCTTTCACCCTTGTACTAACGCTCAGCGCTAGTAATGCATTACTGCACGGAATGAATAAACATAAAACAAAAAGTCTTATTTTACTGGCTACTGCATGCCTAAATATCATGCTTTCCGTGTTCTTAGTCAATATTTATGGGCTGGTTGGCGCCGCAATTGGTACTGCAGCGACTTTACTTATCGGTGAAGTTTTATTAATTAGCCGCTACTTAGGTAGCCTAGGTATAGAGATTAAGCGTTTTTACTATGAAACTGCTGTTCTTATGTTGCCAGTACTAAGTATTGCCGTTGTAGGCTCTGCGTTCATCATACCTGAGCTTAGTGGCTGGTTTGGCTTAATCTGCCAGTGCCTTCTTTTTCTTATGGGTTATTTGGTTCTGATTTATTGGCTATTCATTGATAAACAAGAAAAGCAATGGATTAAAGGTATTTTGAACAATGTGTTTGCTAGGGCAGAAGTGAGAGGTGTTAAGTAA
- a CDS encoding O-antigen ligase family protein, which produces MKLTLGSVQKFPVELMLIGFIFLLLAITQQAVLMLGVVAIGVAVAGLLPFSRSIQLIIFLIPCLAPFSTNPYLPVSLATLIYLAVLGRYLLTEGGRSQYYLPGIIAALVLIGFELLHIIYNPVVFSSKTIRWLLLFLLVVMLIFDKRKYASFAQLRFAFLLGFVFSTLFGLLSQVFHPEVVYNTNVIQRFSGAAGDPNNFGLFCLLLVFFYLPSQPRERISISQLALCAALLGVGAITVSRSFFLVTSFSLLLYFVLYFRTAIGEMVYRSVVFFAVLVVLGFVLYWHGAATELAIFERFSSDNAADLTGARSTIFVEYLTLFTQLDLSFLLFGAGINGYLGYYNHFFLNNNVFTEVVGPHNTYIELLVSFGLLGSFIFLYFFYLCFKAEKIRTSTQQIYAISLLPLIVFSLYCLSLQNLGKYTSYLLLLMIILNTCRAKHE; this is translated from the coding sequence ATGAAGTTAACTTTGGGGTCAGTACAGAAATTTCCCGTCGAGCTTATGCTAATAGGCTTTATTTTTTTACTTTTGGCGATCACGCAACAAGCTGTTCTAATGTTAGGTGTAGTTGCTATTGGGGTTGCTGTTGCAGGCTTGTTGCCTTTCTCTCGCAGCATACAATTGATAATTTTCTTGATCCCATGTTTGGCACCGTTTTCGACAAATCCTTATTTGCCTGTATCTCTAGCCACTTTGATTTATTTAGCTGTGTTAGGGCGTTACCTGCTAACTGAAGGCGGAAGGAGCCAATACTACCTTCCTGGCATTATTGCTGCACTTGTACTGATTGGCTTTGAATTGCTGCATATCATCTACAATCCAGTGGTGTTCTCAAGCAAAACTATTCGTTGGCTATTACTATTTTTGTTGGTGGTCATGCTGATCTTTGACAAGAGAAAATATGCCAGTTTTGCGCAATTGCGGTTTGCATTTCTACTTGGCTTTGTATTTTCGACGTTATTTGGCCTGCTTAGTCAGGTATTTCATCCCGAAGTGGTATATAACACTAATGTTATACAACGCTTTTCTGGTGCTGCCGGCGACCCGAACAATTTCGGGTTATTTTGCTTGTTATTGGTATTTTTTTATTTACCCAGTCAGCCCAGAGAGCGGATTTCAATCTCCCAATTGGCGCTTTGCGCGGCATTATTAGGAGTTGGGGCAATAACTGTTTCTAGAAGTTTTTTCTTGGTCACGAGTTTTAGCTTGTTGCTTTACTTTGTTTTGTATTTTCGCACCGCTATCGGGGAAATGGTCTATCGGAGTGTTGTATTTTTTGCAGTGTTAGTGGTACTAGGCTTTGTGCTCTATTGGCATGGTGCTGCTACAGAACTGGCAATTTTCGAGCGTTTCTCTAGCGATAATGCCGCCGATCTGACTGGAGCTCGTAGTACTATTTTTGTGGAATACTTAACGCTATTTACGCAGTTAGATTTAAGTTTTCTGCTCTTTGGTGCAGGAATCAATGGTTACCTCGGTTACTATAACCATTTCTTTTTGAACAATAACGTGTTTACAGAGGTTGTTGGCCCCCACAATACTTATATAGAGTTGCTTGTCAGTTTTGGTCTGCTTGGCAGTTTTATCTTTCTTTATTTTTTTTATCTGTGCTTTAAAGCTGAAAAAATTAGAACATCGACTCAGCAAATTTATGCGATCAGTTTGTTACCGCTTATTGTCTTCAGTTTATATTGCTTGAGCTTACAGAACTTAGGTAAATATACCAGCTACTTGTTGTTACTAATGATCATCTTAAATACCTGCCGAGCCAAACATGAATGA